The Manihot esculenta cultivar AM560-2 chromosome 11, M.esculenta_v8, whole genome shotgun sequence genome includes a region encoding these proteins:
- the LOC110626027 gene encoding putative protein TPRXL — translation MKGANSAKPYQLPTRPDSDMDINGSAVFRHRRATPGDRFLSAYPRAPQQNTGSTTSNNEDELNEDDIFSTGDFSEASNHHHYPHSHNSPPSSNSSPRHHQLHSHSHKAFAQPESFGILAALPENKTNSHHHLYQKTALSSPSSSTSSSSTTSSSRFIPSIPKPPQERVPISASSSSSSKFHQPQSAPVNVPVLAMAMRRRHREFDEIDEDEEEGDREMLPPHEIVARTQSPMLACSVLEGVGRTLKGRDLRQVRNAVWRRTGFLD, via the coding sequence ATGAAGGGCGCAAATTCCGCGAAACCATATCAATTACCTACCCGCCCCGATTCCGATATGGACATAAACGGTTCCGCTGTCTTCCGCCACCGGAGAGCGACGCCCGGTGACCGCTTCCTCAGTGCCTATCCCCGCGCTCCGCAACAGAACACCGGGTCTACCACCTCCAACAACGAAGACGAGCTCAACGAGGACGACATATTCTCCACCGGTGATTTTTCTGAAGCTTCCAACCATCACCATTATCCCCACTCCCACAATAGTCCTCCCTCCTCTAACTCCTCCCCTCGCCACCACCAGCTCCATTCCCATAGCCATAAAGCCTTTGCCCAGCCGGAGTCTTTCGGTATCCTGGCGGCACTTCCGGAGAACAAGACCAACTCCCACCACCATTTGTACCAGAAAACAGCGCTTTCTTCGCCCTCCTCGTCTACCTCGTCCTCATCAACGACCTCTTCTTCTCGTTTCATTCCTTCTATCCCTAAGCCACCACAGGAGAGAGTGCCTATATCTGcttcatcttcttcctcttccaaGTTCCATCAGCCCCAGTCTGCGCCGGTGAATGTGCCGGTTTTAGCAATGGCGATGAGGAGGAGGCATAGGGAGTTCGACGAGATTGACGAGGACGAGGAGGAAGGGGATCGAGAGATGCTTCCGCCGCACGAGATAGTGGCGAGGACGCAGTCGCCGATGTTGGCGTGCTCGGTGTTGGAAGGGGTCGGGAGGACACTCAAAGGGAGGGATCTTAGACAGGTAAGAAATGCGGTGTGGCGGCGAACTGGTTTCCTTGATTGA
- the LOC110627204 gene encoding uncharacterized protein LOC110627204 has protein sequence MAIRPVAVLLFALVISGIIQLSSCQVLKGKLTCSDCGSHYDFSGIKVLVKCANVKRLATSTTSSEGSFEVELPSGSGTRTSTTPLNCLAKLIGGASQIYASRKNMVSKIVKTQDSSSYAISTPLVFSTTSPPVGKLKDTGSSKTIDLPLPREWGLAPSSYYIPFFPIIGIP, from the exons ATGGCGATTCGTCCAGTTGCAGTGCTGCTCTTTGCTTTGGTTATTTCAGGGATTATTCAGCTCTCCTCATGCCAAGTACTCAAAGGGAAGCTCACTTGCTCTGATTGCGGCAGCCATTATGACTTCTCAG GCATCAAGGTTTTAGTGAAGTGTGCTAATGTGAAAAGGTTAGCTACAAGTACAACAAGCAGTGAAGGCTCCTTTGAGGTTGAGCTGCCTTCAGGTAGTGGCACAAGAACTTCAACCACTCCATTGAATTGCCTAGCTAAGCTTATTGGTGGTGCAAGCCAGATCTACGCCTCAAGGAAGAATATGGTGTCCAAGATTGTGAAGACCCAAGATTCTAGCTCATACGCTATCTCCACTCCTCTTGTGTTTTCCACTACATCCCCTCCTGTTGGGAAGCTAAAAGACACAGGTTCCTCTAAGACAATTGATCTGCCTCTCCCAAGGGAGTGGGGCTTGGCACCTTCTAGCTACTATATTCCCTTCTTTCCTATCATTGGAATCCCATGA
- the LOC110626332 gene encoding peroxidase 60: MMMMRRVAALGLALSFISVHLTGQCHGQLQVGFYKGKCKFDVESIVRGVVEAKFITDKTITAALLRLHFHDCFVHGCDASILLEGSNSEKTAQPNLSVRGYDIIDAAKAAVEFFCPGLVSCADIIAMATRDSVLLAKGGWYNVQTGRRDGSVSSAQDVNLPSPSFNIPEAVAAFASKGLDVTDMVYLLGGHTVGLTHCSFFQDRLYNFQDTGKPDPTMDATLLSMLRQRCPQNSAGTNTTFLDQNPSSSFTVDNSFYQQILMHKGVLQVDQELALDPITKSIVATIANGKDFSYNFGRAMVKLGAVQVLTGNQGEIRRDCRSVNNPSNSSSNSNIEE; this comes from the exons atgatgatgatgagaaGAGTAGCTGCATTGGGTTTAGCCCTTTCTTTCATCTCTGTGCACTTGACAGGCCAATGCCATGGTCAGTTGCAAGTTGGGTTCTATAAAGGCAAGTGTAAGTTTGATGTTGAGTCTATTGTACGTGGTGTAGTAGAAGCAAAATTCATCACTGACAAAACAATCACCGCTGCTCTTCTTCGCTTGCACTTCCATGACTGTTTTGTTCAT GGCTGCGATGCATCGATTCTGCTTGAGGGAAGCAACAGCGAGAAAACTGCGCAACCCAATCTAAGCGTAAGGGGTTATGATATAATTGATGCTGCCAAGGCTGCTGTTGAATTCTTCTGTCCAGGACTCGTCTCTTGTGCTGATATTATAGCAATGGCTACCAGAGACTCTGTTCTCCTT gcAAAAGGAGGATGGTACAATGTACAAACGGGGAGAAGAGATGGGTCTGTGTCTTCTGCTCAAGATGTTAACCTGCCATCTCCAAGTTTTAATATTCCTGAAGCTGTTGCAGCATTTGCTTCTAAAGGACTTGATGTTACAGACATGGTTTATCTTCTGG GTGGCCACACCGTTGGGTTAACACATTGTTCGTTCTTCCAAGATCGTCTTTACAATTTTCAAGATACTGGAAAACCTGACCCAACCATGGATGCAACATTACTCAGCATGCTAAGACAAAGGTGTCCCCAAAATTCAGCTGGAACCAACACAACTTTTCTTGATCAGAACCCTTCCAGTTCTTTCACTGTGGACAACTCTTTCTACCAACAAATTCTAATGCATAAAGGGGTGCTCCAAGTTGATCAAGAACTGGCCTTGGACCCCATCACCAAATCCATAGTGGCAACCATAGCTAATGGTAAGGATTTCTCCTACAACTTTGGTCGAGCGATGGTTAAGTTGGGAGCTGTCCAAGTCCTCACTGGAAATCAAGGAGAGATCAGGAGAGATTGTCGATCAGTTAACAATCCATCTAACAGCAGTTCTAATTCCAACATTgaagaataa